Part of the Streptomyces sp. NBC_00457 genome, TCGACACGGACATGAACCCGGGGGACGGCTCGTACGCGCCCGGCCAGGCGGCGATGACGGCGCTGGGGCGTTTCGGCACGTCCGAGGAGGTGGCGTCGATGGTCGCGTACCTGGCGGGCGCCGACTACGTCACGGGCGCCGAGTTCGCCGTGGACGGCGGGCACGCGGCGTGACCGTCACGTCAGCGTCTCCTTGACCCGGTGCAGGTAGCTGAAGTCGTGGCCGTCACGGGTTCTCGTCAACGGGCGGATCTCACGGGTGGCCACGTTCAGCGCATAGCCGCCGACCGCGCCCAGGACCCAGGTCAGGCCGGGTTCCACCATGCTCCCGGCGGCCGCTCCCAAGGCGAGGGTCACCATCACCGACCGCTCCACCCAGGCCATACGGCTGCTCTTCGCGGCCCCGCGGTAGTCCTGCACGGACTCGTCGATCTCGCGACGCAGCTGGGAGAGGACATCCGCGGGGTGTTCGTAATCGCGCCGCAGATCGCCGAGCAGTCGGTGCAGGGCGCGCATCAGGCGCTGCCGCTCGTCTGCGTACCGGTCGCGGAAGGCGAGGACGTCGGCGGTGGGGGTGCCGGGGGCGGGGACCGGGAGCAGCCCGCCGAGTTCCGTCTCGTACGCGCGCAGGCCTCGCTCGGCCGGGGCGCGCAGCGAGCAGTCGTACGCGTCCGGGCGGTCGGTGTACGGGACGTACGAGTCCGGTCCCTCCAGGGCCAGTTCGCGCGCCAGCACGCCGATGATCAGTTCCTGGACCTGCTTCGGTACGGCGAGCCTCCACCAATGGTCCTCGCCTCGCTCGGCGAGGCCGAGGCGCAGCAGCTCCCGTTCCAGCTGGCGGCCGAGCTTAGACCGGTAGATGAAGGCCTCCGGCGGCGACGGCAGCGAGGGCCGGTCAGAGCTGTCCGCCATGCGGCGCAGTTCCTGGCGCAGCACCTCGGCAGTGAGATTGCCGCCGCCGTCACGGCGCCTGTAGCTCGGGTCGTACAGCAGATCCATCGAGCGTTCGTCGAAGTGGAGCGGCCGGTACAGGGACCGGTCCCGCAGCTCCTTCAGCTCCGCCGAGACCGCGGCCTCGTAGACCTCGCGTTCCCGCGGTACGACCGAGGCGATCCCGTCCCAGTACAGCAGTGCCTGGTGCAGGACCTCCGTCGGTGGCTTCACCAACGGGTAGTAGAGCAGAACCGCCATCACGCCTCCCCGTGAACACCCCTGTCGCACAAGGGGTGTTCACGGTAGCGGAGTTCAGCCGCCCAGTTCCTGGTGTCGCGCCGCCAGCCCCGCCGCGCCCTGCTGTGTCAGCGAGCCGTGCAGCCGCAGGCGGGAGATGCCGCCGTCGGGGTAGATGTCCACGCGCGCGTGCGTGCCGACGGCGGGGGCGGACAGGACGAAGCGGTGGTTGGTGTCGGGCTGGAGGCGGGTACGCGGGAGGATCTCTGTCCACTCGCCGCTCTCGCCGTCCTTCACCGATACCGATGCCCAGCCGGCGCTGTTGCCCTTCAGATACGCCGTGTCGATCTCGATCGCGCGGATCTCGGACTGGGCCACCAGCCGGTACTTGATCCAGTCGTTGCCCTGGTCGCGGCGGCGGCGGGTCTCCCAGCCGTCGTCCATCTTGCGGGAGCGGCCCGGCTGGATGGTGTTGGTGGCCGGTGAGTAGAAAAGGTTGGAGGCGTCCTCGGCCTGGCCGCCGTTCTCCAGGGCGACCACGTCGAAGGTGCCCAGGACCGCGAGCCACGCCGGGTCCGGGACGACCTCGCCGTAGACGCGCAGGCGGGCGATGCCGCCGTCGGGGTGCTGGTTGACGCGGAGGTGGGTGAAGCGCTGCTCCACGGAGACCTCGAAGCCGTTCGCCGCGTGGCCGCCCACCGCGGTGCGCGGGACCAGCGTCGTCCACTTCACGTCGTCGCCCAGCAGCTCCTCGGGGGACGGGAAGCCCGCCACCGACGTGGCCTCGATGGACACGGCCTGCGGGTAGTTGCCGCGGAAATGGGCCGTGTCGACGACGATCCCGCGGATCACGCCGGGCGCGCCGAGGCGGACAAGCGCCCAGTCGTGGTCCTCGGCCGTCGGCCAGGGGTGGTCGGCCGAGGCGCCGCGGCGGCGGCGCGTCTCCCAGCCGTCCATGATCTTGCCCTTGTGCCCGAAGTGCTCCGGGTCGAACTCGGCGTGCCCGGGCACCAGCAGGTTCTCGCGCTGGGCGAAGAACTCGTCGTTGGCGGCGATGACACCGGCGCCGAGCTGCCGGTCGGCGAGGTCGGCGTACTGGGTGAAGGGGAAGTCGGCGGTGCGGTAGTCCGCGTACGGGTCACCGCCTCCGTACGGGTTCGCGTCGCCGGTGAAACTCGGGGTCGCCGTCACAAGGTCTGCCTTTCGGGAGTCGGCCGCTGCGGGTGCGGGGTCGATCAGGGGGTGCGGGTGAGGAGCCGGCCCTTCGGGTCCGTGAACTCGCCGTCCACCACGATGCGTTCGCCGCGCAGCCAGGTGGATCTGACGACGCCGTACAGGGTCTTGCCCGCGTACGCCGTGACGCGGTTGCGGTGCTGGAGGGCCGCCGGGTCCACGGTGAACGTCGCGTCGGGTGCGAGGACCGCGAAGTCGGCGTCGCGGCCGGCCTCGATGGCGCCCTTCTGGCCGAGACCGACGAGCTGAGCCGTCCGCTCGGACATCCAGCGCACGACGTCCTCCAGGCCGTGACCGCGCCTGCGCGCCTCGGTCCACACCGCCGCCAGGCTCAGCTGCAGCCCCGAGATGCCGCCCCACGCCGTCGCGAAGTCATCGGTCTTCAGGTCGGCCGTGGACGGTGAGTGGTCGGTGACCACGCAGTCGATCGTGCCGTCGGCCAGCGCCTGCCACAGCAGGTCCTGGTTGGCGGCCTCACGGATGGGCGGGCAGCACTTGAACTCGCTGGCCCCGTCCGGGACTTCCTCGGCGGTCAACGTCAGATAGTGCGGGCAGGTCTCCACGGTGAGACGGACGCCTTCCGCCTTCGCCTCGGCGATCAGCGGCAGCGCGTCGCTCGACGACAGGTGCAGCACATGCACGCGTGCGTCCAGGCGCTTGGCCTGGGCGATCAGCTGGGCGATCGCCGTGTCCTCGGCGTCGCGCGGGCGCGAGGCGAGGAAGTGCGCGTACTTCGGGCCGCCGTGCTGCGGGGCCGCGGAGAGGTGGTGCGGGTCCTCGGCGTGCACGATCAGCAGGCCGCCGAAGGAGGCGATCTCGGCCAGGGAGCGGGCGAGTTGCTCCTGGTCGAGGTGCGGGAACTCGTCCACGCCCGACGGGGACAGGAACGCCTTGAAGCCGAAGACACCGGTGTCGTGCAGCGGGCGCAGGTCCGTGACGTTGTCGGGCAGGGCGCCGCCCCAGAAGCCGACGTCGATGTGCGCCTTGTCGGCGGCCACCTTCTGCTTCGTACGGAGGTTCTCGACCGTCGTGGTCGGCGGCAGGGAGTTGAGCGGCATGTCGACGAGGGTGGTGATGCCGCCGGCGGCCGCGGCGCGCGTGGCGGTCCAGAAGCCCTCCCACTCGGTGCGGCCGGGGTCGTTGACGTGCACGTGGGTGTCGACCAGGCCGGGCAGCAGGACGTCGTCGCCGAAGTCCTCAAGCCGGGCGCCGGACGGGACTTCGGCGTCGTACGGGAGCACGGCCGTGATCTTGCCGGCGGAGACCGCGACCGAGGCGGCCCGCGTCCCCTCCGGGGTGATGACGCGCGTCGAGCGCAGCACCAGTTCAGCGTCGGACACCCGGACCCCTCTCTGCCGCCGTTTACTTCCGCGTAACGGAATTCAACTTTCTGTTGAAGGAGTCTCGTCTCCCGTTCCCGCGCCGTCAAGGGCACACTTCTCCACAGTGCACCCCACGGCAATACTCTGGACGTTTCCACAAAGTGGAATTACAGTTCCGGCAAGCAGAACGTAGCTACGCACAAGCGGGGAGTCAACCGACCGACGGGTAGGCTTCTGCTCTTCCTGCCTGTCCCGAAAAGGCCGCCAGTCCCGAAAGGAACGCGCCGTGCCGACGTCCAGCGCCAGCACCACCGACTCCGCCAAGTCCACCACGGGCGGGGTCCAGTCCCTCGAGCGCGCCTTCGATCTGCTCGAGCGCATGGCGGACGCGGGCGGCGAGGTCGGGCTGAGCGAGCTGTCCGCCAGCAGCGGGCTGCCGCTGCCGACCATCCACCGCCTCATGCGCACGCTGGTGGCCTGCGGTTACGTACGCCAGCAGGCCAACCGCCGCTATGCGCTGGGCCCCCGCCTGATCCGGCTCGGCGAGTCCGCCTCACGGCTGCTCGGCACCTGGGCCCGCCCCTATCTCGCCCGCCTGGTCGAGGAGACCGGCGAGACGGCGAACATGGCCCTGCTCGACGGCGACGAGATCGTGTACGTGGCGCAGGTGCCGTCGAAGCACTCGATGCGCATGTTCACCGAGGTCGGCCGGCGGGTGCTGCCGCACTCCACGGGCGTGGGCAAGGCCCTGCTGGCGAACACGCCGGACGACGAGGTGCGCGCCCTGCTCGCCCGCACCGGCATGCCCGCCGCCACGGAGAAGACGATCACCACGCCGGAGGGCTTCCTCGCGGCCCTGGACGACGTACGACGGCTCGGCTACGCGGTCGACGACAACGAGCAGGAGATCGGCGTCCGCTGCCTCGCGGTCTCGGTCCCCAACTCCCCCACCGCGGCGGCACTTTCCATCTCCGGCCCGGCGGGACGGGTCACCGAGACGGCGACGGAGCGGATCGTGCCGGTGCTCCAGCAGGTGGCCGGCGAACTCTCCGAGGCACTGGCCACCAGCCAGAACCACGCCTCGTAATGCAGCGCCTGCCCGGCCGGTACACCGACCGGCACGGGTCGGAGGAGATCGTCTTCGAGACCGACGGCCGGGAACTGATCCGTACGACGATCAGGGGCGTCCGCTTCGAAGGCGACACGATGGACGATCTGGGCGCGCTGAGCGGTGAGCCGCCTGAGCAGGCCTTCTCGTTCTTCCATGGGGCACTGTGCTCCTGCCTCCTGGAGTGGGAGGTGCCCATACCGGTCGAGGTCAGGGGCAGCGGTGTCCGCCCGGGACTGCTGCGGTGCGCCCTGCGGCTCGTGGGTCCGGCAGGCCCGCCACCCGGTCTGGGCGAGGAGCCCCTGGTCACCACCTTGCACCTCGACGGGTACGAGTTCCGCAACGAGGCCGGCCAGGACGACTTCGAGGACGCGCTGCACGAGATCCAGCGCAAGCTGCCGCGTGCGGCCCGGCTGAAGGCCTGCGTCTCCTGCGCCTGGTCCGACTACTCCCCGCTGGGCCGTGGCCTCATGGCCGGCCTCGCCTGCTTCCGTGACGTCAAGGACCGCTACCGCCTGGTCGACGGCAAGCACGGCCCCCGGGGCATCTTCGCGATCTGGGACGACCTCACCGAGTTCGTCCAGGAGACCTGGCTCTGCGACCAGTTCGAGCACCGGACCACCGGGGGTTACCGGGGGCCGTTCCCGTACCCGCCGGTGAACTAGCCCTGGCCCCGCCGCTGTTCACTGAACATATCCACCGCGTCGCGCACCTGCGTGAGCCCCGGCGACAGGGCGCTCACGGAGCCGATCGCCCCGGCGATCAGGAGCAACGAGCGGCGCAGGCGGGGGATTTCGGGGCTGCCGCTGACCGTCATCGCGGCGAGCGCAGCGAGTTCGTCCTCGGCGATGCCGCGGTCGGGAAACTCCGCGGGGTGCGCGGCAAGTTCGCGGCGCAGCCGGGACACCGCGGTCCGCAGTTCCGCCACCCTCGGGTCCTCGTCGCTGCCGGTCACTGGCCGCCTCTGCCCCAAGCTCCGCAACACAGCTCTCCCCCCGCGCACGCCGTTGTGCGCCTGTACGTCGTGATCGCGCCCGGACCCCCGGAAGGTTGTCGGGCGCCGGGGGACGCGGGTCAGTAAACGCCACCCGGTGCGGGATGCGCCACCGCGTGGACCGAAATTCAGTCTCCGGAAAGCCGTCACGCGCCCCTGTCTCAGGTATGCAGGACGCATGACGGACAAGCAAGACACCGTGACCGGGCTACTGCTCGCCGCGGGAGGCGGACGACGGCTCGGCGGACGCCCCAAGGCACTGCTCGAACACCGCGGCCGGCCACTCGTCGAACACGCGGTCGGCGTCCTGCGGGCGGCCGGGTGCACCCGCGTTCATGTGGTGCTCGGGGCGCAGGCGGCGGTCGTACGGGAACGGGCGCGGCTGGAGGGATGCGTGCTCGTGGACAACCCGGAGTGGGAGCAGGGCATGGGCTCCTCGCTGCGCGCCGGACTCGACTCGCTCGCCGGGACCCCCGCGACGGCCGCGCTCGTCTCACTCGTCGACCAGCCCGGCATCGGCCCGGAGGCGGTCGCCCGGGTGCTCGCCGCATACACGGACGAGGAGTCGCTGGTCTCGGCCGCCTACGACGGGGTACGCGGGCATCCGGTCCTGTTCGGCGCCGCCCACTGGACCGGCATCGCGGCCACGGCGACCGGGGACCGCGGGGCGCGCGCCTATCTGAAGGCGCACGAGGAGGAGATCACGCTCGTCGAGTGCG contains:
- a CDS encoding DUF5955 family protein, giving the protein MLRSLGQRRPVTGSDEDPRVAELRTAVSRLRRELAAHPAEFPDRGIAEDELAALAAMTVSGSPEIPRLRRSLLLIAGAIGSVSALSPGLTQVRDAVDMFSEQRRGQG
- a CDS encoding nucleotidyltransferase family protein, giving the protein MTDKQDTVTGLLLAAGGGRRLGGRPKALLEHRGRPLVEHAVGVLRAAGCTRVHVVLGAQAAVVRERARLEGCVLVDNPEWEQGMGSSLRAGLDSLAGTPATAALVSLVDQPGIGPEAVARVLAAYTDEESLVSAAYDGVRGHPVLFGAAHWTGIAATATGDRGARAYLKAHEEEITLVECGDVAEAYDIDTEGDLSHLE
- the allB gene encoding allantoinase AllB, whose protein sequence is MSDAELVLRSTRVITPEGTRAASVAVSAGKITAVLPYDAEVPSGARLEDFGDDVLLPGLVDTHVHVNDPGRTEWEGFWTATRAAAAGGITTLVDMPLNSLPPTTTVENLRTKQKVAADKAHIDVGFWGGALPDNVTDLRPLHDTGVFGFKAFLSPSGVDEFPHLDQEQLARSLAEIASFGGLLIVHAEDPHHLSAAPQHGGPKYAHFLASRPRDAEDTAIAQLIAQAKRLDARVHVLHLSSSDALPLIAEAKAEGVRLTVETCPHYLTLTAEEVPDGASEFKCCPPIREAANQDLLWQALADGTIDCVVTDHSPSTADLKTDDFATAWGGISGLQLSLAAVWTEARRRGHGLEDVVRWMSERTAQLVGLGQKGAIEAGRDADFAVLAPDATFTVDPAALQHRNRVTAYAGKTLYGVVRSTWLRGERIVVDGEFTDPKGRLLTRTP
- a CDS encoding IclR family transcriptional regulator, which produces MPTSSASTTDSAKSTTGGVQSLERAFDLLERMADAGGEVGLSELSASSGLPLPTIHRLMRTLVACGYVRQQANRRYALGPRLIRLGESASRLLGTWARPYLARLVEETGETANMALLDGDEIVYVAQVPSKHSMRMFTEVGRRVLPHSTGVGKALLANTPDDEVRALLARTGMPAATEKTITTPEGFLAALDDVRRLGYAVDDNEQEIGVRCLAVSVPNSPTAAALSISGPAGRVTETATERIVPVLQQVAGELSEALATSQNHAS
- the alc gene encoding allantoicase; amino-acid sequence: MTATPSFTGDANPYGGGDPYADYRTADFPFTQYADLADRQLGAGVIAANDEFFAQRENLLVPGHAEFDPEHFGHKGKIMDGWETRRRRGASADHPWPTAEDHDWALVRLGAPGVIRGIVVDTAHFRGNYPQAVSIEATSVAGFPSPEELLGDDVKWTTLVPRTAVGGHAANGFEVSVEQRFTHLRVNQHPDGGIARLRVYGEVVPDPAWLAVLGTFDVVALENGGQAEDASNLFYSPATNTIQPGRSRKMDDGWETRRRRDQGNDWIKYRLVAQSEIRAIEIDTAYLKGNSAGWASVSVKDGESGEWTEILPRTRLQPDTNHRFVLSAPAVGTHARVDIYPDGGISRLRLHGSLTQQGAAGLAARHQELGG
- a CDS encoding DUF6304 family protein, producing MQRLPGRYTDRHGSEEIVFETDGRELIRTTIRGVRFEGDTMDDLGALSGEPPEQAFSFFHGALCSCLLEWEVPIPVEVRGSGVRPGLLRCALRLVGPAGPPPGLGEEPLVTTLHLDGYEFRNEAGQDDFEDALHEIQRKLPRAARLKACVSCAWSDYSPLGRGLMAGLACFRDVKDRYRLVDGKHGPRGIFAIWDDLTEFVQETWLCDQFEHRTTGGYRGPFPYPPVN